ATCCAATGCTTTTTGGTATTAATATCAAGGATAGTAAAAAGCCATTTATTTCGTCAGTCTATGCCTATCCAAAAGATAAAAATTCTTTTATAAACGGAAAAAATAAAAGAATTCCCTTACGACTTATTCCCAAAAAAAACGGAGACTATAAAGTTGAAAAAATAACTGCTTATGGTAATATTGGTTTTGGAGTTGTAAGCTATGATAAACAAGATTTGGCTCCTAATAATAATGGTGTTAGTAATATTTCGTCTTACTTAAACGGAAATAAAGTTTTTGAAATGGATTTTAAACGCTTCAGCTTTAGCGAAACCAAACATCTAAATCGCTATGTTGATTTTGAACTCTGGAAAACTAAAAAAACAAGAAGTCAAAAACTTTTCGTTGAAGAAAATAATCCTCTAAGCATGTACAAAAATGTAGTTGACGACGGCTACATAAAAGTTGAAGATAGCACATCTTCAGTCTACAGAGTAGATATTAAAGATTTTAAAGGTAATACCTCAGAATTAGAAATACCAATTATAGGAAAAGCTAAAGTGTTAGAAATAGAAGTAGATTCTTCAGCTACAGAAAAGCGCTTAATAAAAAATCAAGAGACTACGACTTTAAAAGAACGTAACACTCAAGTAACTTTTTATCCAAATACAGTTTATGACGATATTTTAGTAGATTTTAAAGTTAGTGGCGACACCATTCATCTTCATAAAGATGTTGTTCCTCTTCAAAAAAACTTTGTAATCAATTATGATATTGGTAATTATAAAGACGTTGACAAAAGTAAATTGTTTATCGCTAGACTTTACGGTTATTACAAAAAGCCTAGCTATGTCAATACAAAACGAAAAGGCGATACACTTACAGCTAGAAGCAAAACACTTGGTTTATATACATTAGCGTCAGATACTGAAGCTCCTAAAATTAAGCCTATAAACTTTACAAATAAAAAATGGTTAAGTAAGTATCGCTACTTAAAAGTGAAAATTAGCGATGACTTATCAGGAATTTCAAAATATAGAGCGACTGTTAATGGCAAGTGGATTCTAATGGAGTATGATTATAAAACCAATACATTAATACACGATTTTAACGATGCTGTCGTTACAGATACAGAAAACAATTTAAAAATTATTGTAACTGATAATGTGGGAAATAGTTCTACATTTGAAGCAACATTTTTCAGAAAATAAAACCTAATTATTTGAAACCGCTACAACACTTACTTTTAATATTCTTTTTATTTACTTCATTTACAGCAATATCACAATCAGCTACGATAAGAGGTATTATACTAGATGAAAACAACACGCCTATAGAAAGCGTAAATATAAAAGCAAGTACTGGCCAAGGTACTACAACCAATGCAAACGGTTTCTACGAGCTAAAAATAACAGCAAATACTGAAGTTGTAGTAATATTCACGCACTTGTCTCATAAGCGTGTTGAAGCAAAATTTAATCTGAAAAACGGTAGCGAAATTGAATACAATCCTGTTTTAAAAACTGATGTAGAACAAATCGCGGTTGTAGTCATAAATAGTAATACAAGACAAAGTCGTGATGGTGTAGTAACCATTTCTCCAAAAGTTATTCGAACAATAAAAGGTGCTCAACCTGGTGTCGAAAATATATTAAAAACATTACCAGGTGTAAATATTTCTAATGAGTTAAGTACGCAATACTCGGTTCGTGGCGGAAATTTTGATGAAAATTTAGTATACGTCAACGAGATTGAGGTTTACAGACCTTTTTTAATACGCTCTGGAAATCAAGAAGGATTAAGTTTTGTTAATACCGATTTGGTATCAAATGTCGATTTTTCGGCTGGTGGATTTCAAGCTCGATATGGAGATAAACTTTCTTCTGTATTAGATATTACATACAAGAAACCTTCAAAGTTTGCTGCAAGTGCAGATTTAAGTCTCTTAGGTGGTAGCCTTGCTGTTGAAACGGCTTCAGAAAATGGTAAATTTTCTAGCATCTCAGGAGTACGTTACAGAGACAATAGTCTGGTCTTAAATAGTTTAGAAACAAACGGTAATGTAGAGCCTGTTTTTGCTGATGTACAAACCTATTTGACTTATCGTTTTTCAGATAAATTTCATTTAAATTTTCTTGGAAACATTTCTTTAAATCAATACAATTTTGAACCAGAAAATAGACAAACCAATTTCGGTACTATTGACGACCCTGTTGCCCTTTTGGTATTCTATGATGGGCAAGAACAAACCGAATATCAAACCTATTTTGGAGCGTTTAAAGCCAATTATTTTTTGAATGATAAAACCACTTTAAAA
This DNA window, taken from Winogradskyella sp. PC-19, encodes the following:
- a CDS encoding M23 family metallopeptidase, with amino-acid sequence MKKILLCFLLSTSLYSQSEYPQDYFREPLDITLVLSGTFAELRSNHFHSGLDIKTQRKTGLKVYTAAMGYISRIKVSHYGYGKALYITHPNGYTTVYGHLKKFSPKIEAYIKDCQYEKESYEVEMFPNNTELLVDTNEIIAYSGNTGGSGGPHLHFEIRDNAERPINPMLFGINIKDSKKPFISSVYAYPKDKNSFINGKNKRIPLRLIPKKNGDYKVEKITAYGNIGFGVVSYDKQDLAPNNNGVSNISSYLNGNKVFEMDFKRFSFSETKHLNRYVDFELWKTKKTRSQKLFVEENNPLSMYKNVVDDGYIKVEDSTSSVYRVDIKDFKGNTSELEIPIIGKAKVLEIEVDSSATEKRLIKNQETTTLKERNTQVTFYPNTVYDDILVDFKVSGDTIHLHKDVVPLQKNFVINYDIGNYKDVDKSKLFIARLYGYYKKPSYVNTKRKGDTLTARSKTLGLYTLASDTEAPKIKPINFTNKKWLSKYRYLKVKISDDLSGISKYRATVNGKWILMEYDYKTNTLIHDFNDAVVTDTENNLKIIVTDNVGNSSTFEATFFRK